A genomic window from Gossypium hirsutum isolate 1008001.06 chromosome D12, Gossypium_hirsutum_v2.1, whole genome shotgun sequence includes:
- the LOC107946421 gene encoding uncharacterized protein isoform X3 encodes MAESSYVPKSVTSLERLIVQDPFPEYLTVENHGQSNGLLGKNAGAACDKNASVIASHTDISEEDGWIIIPNKDLPDDWDCAPNMRSLRSLDRSFVFPGEQVHVLVCLSACNQETEIITPFKVAEVMSKNGMRKGTEKQNGDMEGETSSVAGGEEVSPNGAVISQNDENLEKEKIDPATDVSDSESFLRMEEQRRQTETLLKRFNNSHFFVRIAEWDEPLWSKKGASQIASDSYESDSQQSIANEAKNITKNISSWTAVIDRGNFDANVSSGVARDTVNCCSLSNGDIVVLLQVNVGVGFFRDPVIEILQFEKYMDRNLSENQDNGVYANHDPCGELLKWLLPVDNTLLSPRALSSHPLGSGIGSPSHRSTLSASSGSQLFSFSNFRSYSMSSLPQNVPPSRGPAKAQSSKLSFDLDEVDHYSSQKILKSQRTRIEDILSFRGVSLERERFSVRCGLEGIHIPGRRWRRKLEIIKPVEIHSYSANCNTDDLLCVLIKNVSPAHIPDIVVYIDAITLVLEEASKGGPPASLPIACIEAGDGHCLPNLALRRGEEHSFILKPASSIWKDLKIYGGKSKSSTLKPRLKTSDKKGSTSNVHKYAIMISCRCNYSKSRLFLKQPTNWRPRVSRDLMISVTCKMSGQYSRPNERITQLPVQVLTLQASNLTREDLTMTVLAPASFTSPPSVVSLNSYPTTPLSPFIGFSDLAGKASSERPNSAVKRFSSMPTVSENQKQNGDARTRFTSSNEQLTTISNFIPTSYWGCTHLWLRSRVPLGCVPAQSTATIKLELLPLIDGIITLDSLRIEVKEKDLADFILVSSFHKMLRFVTGYHQM; translated from the exons ATGGCGGAATCATCTTATGTTCCTAAGTCAGTGACAAGTTTGGAAAGGCTTATTGTACAGGATCCATTTCCAGAGTATCTGACGGTTGAAAATCATGGACAAAGCAACGGTTTATTAGGCAAGAATGCTGGTGCTGCTTGTGATAAGAATGCTTCAGTCATTGCTAGCCACACTGATATTTCCGAGGAAGATGGATGGATCATTATTCCAAATA AGGATCTCCCTGATGATTGGGATTGTGCACCAAACATGCGTTCATTACGCTCCCTGGATCGTTCTTTTGTTTTTCCTG GTGAACAAGTTCATGTTCTAGTATGCTTATCAGCATGTAATCAGGAAACAGAAATTATTACACCATTTAAAGTTGCTGAAGTGATGAGTAAAAATGGCATGCGGAAAGGCACTGAGAAACAAAATGGAGACATGGAGGGTGAGACAAGTTCAGTGGCTGGAGGAGAGGAAGTGAGTCCTAATGGTGCAGTAATAAGTCAGAATGATGAAAACTTGGAGAAAGAGAAGATTGATCCAGCAACAGATGTCTCTGATAGTGAATCATTTCTTAGAATGGAAGAGCAGAGAAGACAGACTGAAACACTATTGAAAAGGTTTAATAACTCTCATTTCTTTGTGAGGATTGCAGAGTGGGATGAGCCTTTGTGGTCAAAAAAAGGTGCTTCTCAGATAGCTTCTGATTCATATGAAAGTGATAGTCAACAATCTATTGCAAATGAAGCCAAAAACATTACCAAGAATATATCTAGTTGGACTGCAGTTATTGATAGAGGAAACTTTGATGCTAATGTTTCTAGTGGAGTTGCTAGAGATACTGTTAACTGTTGCTCTCTTTCCAATGGAGATATAGTG GTACTTTTACAAGTAAATGTTGGCGTTGGTTTTTTCAGAGATCCTGTCATTGAAATTCTTCAGTTTGAGAAATATATGGACAGAAACCTGTCTGAGAATCAGGACAACGGAGTTTATGCAAATCATGATCCATGTGGAGAACTGTTGAAATGGTTGCTTCCTGTGGATAACACTCTTCTTTCACCTCGTGCTTTATCTTCTCATCCTTTAGGTTCTGGAATTGGTAGCCCATCTCATAGGTCTACCCTTTctgcctcctctggctcccagctcttttcttttagtaattttagaAGTTACTCCATGTCATCGCTTCCTCAAAATGTTCCTCCTTCTCGTGGACCCGCTAAAGCACAAAGTTCTAAATTATCATTTGACCTTGATGAGGTGGACCATTACTCTTCTCAAAAGATTTTGAAGAGTCAAAGAACACGGATTGAAGATATTTTATCATTTCGGGGTGTGTCACTAGAGCGAGAAAGATTTTCTGTCCGTTGTGGATTAGAAGGGATCCATATCCCAGGAAGAAGATGGAGGAGGAAACTTGAAATAATTAAACCTGTTGAGATTCATTCTTATTCTGCCAACTGTAATACAGATGACCTCCTTTGTGTTCTGATAAAG AATGTTTCTCCAGCACATATACCAGATATTGTAGTATACATAGATGCTATAACACTTGTTTTAGAAGAGGCTTCAAAAGGTGGACCACCTGCTTCCTTACCAATTGCATGTATTGAAGCGGGAGACGGCCATTGTTTGCCAAATCTAGCTCTCAG GAGGGGTGAAGagcattcttttattttaaaaccagCTTCTTCTATATGGAAAGACCTCAAAATTTATGGAGGAAAGTCCAAGTCATCCACTTTGAAACCTCGTTTGAAGACTTCCGACAAAAAGGGGAGTACTTCAAATGTTCACAAGTATGCAATTATGATATCATGCCGCTGCAATTACAGCA AATCAAGATTGTTTTTAAAGCAGCCAACAAATTGGAGACCACGGGTTTCAAGGGATCTTATGATATCTGTCACATGCAAAATGTCCGGACAATATTCTAGACCCAATGAAAGAATCACCCAGCTTCCAGTTCAG GTCTTAACTCTACAGGCATCAAATTTGACACGTGAAGATCTAACTATGACAGTTCTTGCCCCAGCCTCCTTTACCTCACCTCCATCTGTGGTATCCTTGAATTCTTATCCGACAACACCATTGAGCCCATTTATTGGTTTTTCTGATCTTGCGGGGAAAGCAAGTAGCGAGAGGCCCAATAGTGCAGTGAAGAGATTCAGCTCAATGCCCACTGTATCAGAGAATCAGAAACAGAATGGTGATGCTAGGACTAGGTTTACATCTTCCAATGAGCAGTTGACTACAATATCTAATTTTATTCCAACTTCCTATTGGGGATGTACTCATCTCTGGCTGCGGAGTAGAGTACCATTAGG ATGTGTTCCTGCTCAATCTACGGCTACCATCAAGCTTGAGCTACTTCCATTGATTGATGGCATTATAACTTTGGACAGTTTACGGATTGAGGTTAAGGAGAAAG ATCTTGCTGATTTCATTTTAGTTTCTTCATTCCATAAAATGTTACGCTTTGTTACTGGATATCATCAAATGTAA
- the LOC107946421 gene encoding uncharacterized protein isoform X5 has translation MAESSYVPKSVTSLERLIVQDPFPEYLTVENHGQSNGLLGKNAGAACDKNASVIASHTDISEEDGWIIIPNSEQVHVLVCLSACNQETEIITPFKVAEVMSKNGMRKGTEKQNGDMEGETSSVAGGEEVSPNGAVISQNDENLEKEKIDPATDVSDSESFLRMEEQRRQTETLLKRFNNSHFFVRIAEWDEPLWSKKGASQIASDSYESDSQQSIANEAKNITKNISSWTAVIDRGNFDANVSSGVARDTVNCCSLSNGDIVVLLQVNVGVGFFRDPVIEILQFEKYMDRNLSENQDNGVYANHDPCGELLKWLLPVDNTLLSPRALSSHPLGSGIGSPSHRSTLSASSGSQLFSFSNFRSYSMSSLPQNVPPSRGPAKAQSSKLSFDLDEVDHYSSQKILKSQRTRIEDILSFRGVSLERERFSVRCGLEGIHIPGRRWRRKLEIIKPVEIHSYSANCNTDDLLCVLIKNVSPAHIPDIVVYIDAITLVLEEASKGGPPASLPIACIEAGDGHCLPNLALRRGEEHSFILKPASSIWKDLKIYGGKSKSSTLKPRLKTSDKKGSTSNVHKYAIMISCRCNYSKSRLFLKQPTNWRPRVSRDLMISVTCKMSGQYSRPNERITQLPVQVLTLQASNLTREDLTMTVLAPASFTSPPSVVSLNSYPTTPLSPFIGFSDLAGKASSERPNSAVKRFSSMPTVSENQKQNGDARTRFTSSNEQLTTISNFIPTSYWGCTHLWLRSRVPLGCVPAQSTATIKLELLPLIDGIITLDSLRIEVKEKDLADFILVSSFHKMLRFVTGYHQM, from the exons ATGGCGGAATCATCTTATGTTCCTAAGTCAGTGACAAGTTTGGAAAGGCTTATTGTACAGGATCCATTTCCAGAGTATCTGACGGTTGAAAATCATGGACAAAGCAACGGTTTATTAGGCAAGAATGCTGGTGCTGCTTGTGATAAGAATGCTTCAGTCATTGCTAGCCACACTGATATTTCCGAGGAAGATGGATGGATCATTATTCCAAATA GTGAACAAGTTCATGTTCTAGTATGCTTATCAGCATGTAATCAGGAAACAGAAATTATTACACCATTTAAAGTTGCTGAAGTGATGAGTAAAAATGGCATGCGGAAAGGCACTGAGAAACAAAATGGAGACATGGAGGGTGAGACAAGTTCAGTGGCTGGAGGAGAGGAAGTGAGTCCTAATGGTGCAGTAATAAGTCAGAATGATGAAAACTTGGAGAAAGAGAAGATTGATCCAGCAACAGATGTCTCTGATAGTGAATCATTTCTTAGAATGGAAGAGCAGAGAAGACAGACTGAAACACTATTGAAAAGGTTTAATAACTCTCATTTCTTTGTGAGGATTGCAGAGTGGGATGAGCCTTTGTGGTCAAAAAAAGGTGCTTCTCAGATAGCTTCTGATTCATATGAAAGTGATAGTCAACAATCTATTGCAAATGAAGCCAAAAACATTACCAAGAATATATCTAGTTGGACTGCAGTTATTGATAGAGGAAACTTTGATGCTAATGTTTCTAGTGGAGTTGCTAGAGATACTGTTAACTGTTGCTCTCTTTCCAATGGAGATATAGTG GTACTTTTACAAGTAAATGTTGGCGTTGGTTTTTTCAGAGATCCTGTCATTGAAATTCTTCAGTTTGAGAAATATATGGACAGAAACCTGTCTGAGAATCAGGACAACGGAGTTTATGCAAATCATGATCCATGTGGAGAACTGTTGAAATGGTTGCTTCCTGTGGATAACACTCTTCTTTCACCTCGTGCTTTATCTTCTCATCCTTTAGGTTCTGGAATTGGTAGCCCATCTCATAGGTCTACCCTTTctgcctcctctggctcccagctcttttcttttagtaattttagaAGTTACTCCATGTCATCGCTTCCTCAAAATGTTCCTCCTTCTCGTGGACCCGCTAAAGCACAAAGTTCTAAATTATCATTTGACCTTGATGAGGTGGACCATTACTCTTCTCAAAAGATTTTGAAGAGTCAAAGAACACGGATTGAAGATATTTTATCATTTCGGGGTGTGTCACTAGAGCGAGAAAGATTTTCTGTCCGTTGTGGATTAGAAGGGATCCATATCCCAGGAAGAAGATGGAGGAGGAAACTTGAAATAATTAAACCTGTTGAGATTCATTCTTATTCTGCCAACTGTAATACAGATGACCTCCTTTGTGTTCTGATAAAG AATGTTTCTCCAGCACATATACCAGATATTGTAGTATACATAGATGCTATAACACTTGTTTTAGAAGAGGCTTCAAAAGGTGGACCACCTGCTTCCTTACCAATTGCATGTATTGAAGCGGGAGACGGCCATTGTTTGCCAAATCTAGCTCTCAG GAGGGGTGAAGagcattcttttattttaaaaccagCTTCTTCTATATGGAAAGACCTCAAAATTTATGGAGGAAAGTCCAAGTCATCCACTTTGAAACCTCGTTTGAAGACTTCCGACAAAAAGGGGAGTACTTCAAATGTTCACAAGTATGCAATTATGATATCATGCCGCTGCAATTACAGCA AATCAAGATTGTTTTTAAAGCAGCCAACAAATTGGAGACCACGGGTTTCAAGGGATCTTATGATATCTGTCACATGCAAAATGTCCGGACAATATTCTAGACCCAATGAAAGAATCACCCAGCTTCCAGTTCAG GTCTTAACTCTACAGGCATCAAATTTGACACGTGAAGATCTAACTATGACAGTTCTTGCCCCAGCCTCCTTTACCTCACCTCCATCTGTGGTATCCTTGAATTCTTATCCGACAACACCATTGAGCCCATTTATTGGTTTTTCTGATCTTGCGGGGAAAGCAAGTAGCGAGAGGCCCAATAGTGCAGTGAAGAGATTCAGCTCAATGCCCACTGTATCAGAGAATCAGAAACAGAATGGTGATGCTAGGACTAGGTTTACATCTTCCAATGAGCAGTTGACTACAATATCTAATTTTATTCCAACTTCCTATTGGGGATGTACTCATCTCTGGCTGCGGAGTAGAGTACCATTAGG ATGTGTTCCTGCTCAATCTACGGCTACCATCAAGCTTGAGCTACTTCCATTGATTGATGGCATTATAACTTTGGACAGTTTACGGATTGAGGTTAAGGAGAAAG ATCTTGCTGATTTCATTTTAGTTTCTTCATTCCATAAAATGTTACGCTTTGTTACTGGATATCATCAAATGTAA
- the LOC107946421 gene encoding uncharacterized protein isoform X2: MNILLLRSNQQGTPESPPVQEDMAESSYVPKSVTSLERLIVQDPFPEYLTVENHGQSNGLLGKNAGAACDKNASVIASHTDISEEDGWIIIPNKDLPDDWDCAPNMRSLRSLDRSFVFPGEQVHVLVCLSACNQETEIITPFKVAEVMSKNGMRKGTEKQNGDMEGETSSVAGGEEVSPNGAVISQNDENLEKEKIDPATDVSDSESFLRMEEQRRQTETLLKRFNNSHFFVRIAEWDEPLWSKKGASQIASDSYESDSQQSIANEAKNITKNISSWTAVIDRGNFDANVSSGVARDTVNCCSLSNGDIVVLLQVNVGVGFFRDPVIEILQFEKYMDRNLSENQDNGVYANHDPCGELLKWLLPVDNTLLSPRALSSHPLGSGIGSPSHRSTLSASSGSQLFSFSNFRSYSMSSLPQNVPPSRGPAKAQSSKLSFDLDEVDHYSSQKILKSQRTRIEDILSFRGVSLERERFSVRCGLEGIHIPGRRWRRKLEIIKPVEIHSYSANCNTDDLLCVLIKNVSPAHIPDIVVYIDAITLVLEEASKGGPPASLPIACIEAGDGHCLPNLALRRGEEHSFILKPASSIWKDLKIYGGKSKSSTLKPRLKTSDKKGSTSNVHKYAIMISCRCNYSKSRLFLKQPTNWRPRVSRDLMISVTCKMSGQYSRPNERITQLPVQVLTLQASNLTREDLTMTVLAPASFTSPPSVVSLNSYPTTPLSPFIGFSDLAGKASSERPNSAVKRFSSMPTVSENQKQNGDARTRFTSSNEQLTTISNFIPTSYWGCTHLWLRSRVPLGCVPAQSTATIKLELLPLIDGIITLDSLRIEVKEKDRTYIPEHSLKINATSSVSTGII; this comes from the exons ATGAACATTCTGCTGCTGCGGTCCAATCAACAGGGAACACCAGAATCACCTCCAGTACAAGAGGATATGGCGGAATCATCTTATGTTCCTAAGTCAGTGACAAGTTTGGAAAGGCTTATTGTACAGGATCCATTTCCAGAGTATCTGACGGTTGAAAATCATGGACAAAGCAACGGTTTATTAGGCAAGAATGCTGGTGCTGCTTGTGATAAGAATGCTTCAGTCATTGCTAGCCACACTGATATTTCCGAGGAAGATGGATGGATCATTATTCCAAATA AGGATCTCCCTGATGATTGGGATTGTGCACCAAACATGCGTTCATTACGCTCCCTGGATCGTTCTTTTGTTTTTCCTG GTGAACAAGTTCATGTTCTAGTATGCTTATCAGCATGTAATCAGGAAACAGAAATTATTACACCATTTAAAGTTGCTGAAGTGATGAGTAAAAATGGCATGCGGAAAGGCACTGAGAAACAAAATGGAGACATGGAGGGTGAGACAAGTTCAGTGGCTGGAGGAGAGGAAGTGAGTCCTAATGGTGCAGTAATAAGTCAGAATGATGAAAACTTGGAGAAAGAGAAGATTGATCCAGCAACAGATGTCTCTGATAGTGAATCATTTCTTAGAATGGAAGAGCAGAGAAGACAGACTGAAACACTATTGAAAAGGTTTAATAACTCTCATTTCTTTGTGAGGATTGCAGAGTGGGATGAGCCTTTGTGGTCAAAAAAAGGTGCTTCTCAGATAGCTTCTGATTCATATGAAAGTGATAGTCAACAATCTATTGCAAATGAAGCCAAAAACATTACCAAGAATATATCTAGTTGGACTGCAGTTATTGATAGAGGAAACTTTGATGCTAATGTTTCTAGTGGAGTTGCTAGAGATACTGTTAACTGTTGCTCTCTTTCCAATGGAGATATAGTG GTACTTTTACAAGTAAATGTTGGCGTTGGTTTTTTCAGAGATCCTGTCATTGAAATTCTTCAGTTTGAGAAATATATGGACAGAAACCTGTCTGAGAATCAGGACAACGGAGTTTATGCAAATCATGATCCATGTGGAGAACTGTTGAAATGGTTGCTTCCTGTGGATAACACTCTTCTTTCACCTCGTGCTTTATCTTCTCATCCTTTAGGTTCTGGAATTGGTAGCCCATCTCATAGGTCTACCCTTTctgcctcctctggctcccagctcttttcttttagtaattttagaAGTTACTCCATGTCATCGCTTCCTCAAAATGTTCCTCCTTCTCGTGGACCCGCTAAAGCACAAAGTTCTAAATTATCATTTGACCTTGATGAGGTGGACCATTACTCTTCTCAAAAGATTTTGAAGAGTCAAAGAACACGGATTGAAGATATTTTATCATTTCGGGGTGTGTCACTAGAGCGAGAAAGATTTTCTGTCCGTTGTGGATTAGAAGGGATCCATATCCCAGGAAGAAGATGGAGGAGGAAACTTGAAATAATTAAACCTGTTGAGATTCATTCTTATTCTGCCAACTGTAATACAGATGACCTCCTTTGTGTTCTGATAAAG AATGTTTCTCCAGCACATATACCAGATATTGTAGTATACATAGATGCTATAACACTTGTTTTAGAAGAGGCTTCAAAAGGTGGACCACCTGCTTCCTTACCAATTGCATGTATTGAAGCGGGAGACGGCCATTGTTTGCCAAATCTAGCTCTCAG GAGGGGTGAAGagcattcttttattttaaaaccagCTTCTTCTATATGGAAAGACCTCAAAATTTATGGAGGAAAGTCCAAGTCATCCACTTTGAAACCTCGTTTGAAGACTTCCGACAAAAAGGGGAGTACTTCAAATGTTCACAAGTATGCAATTATGATATCATGCCGCTGCAATTACAGCA AATCAAGATTGTTTTTAAAGCAGCCAACAAATTGGAGACCACGGGTTTCAAGGGATCTTATGATATCTGTCACATGCAAAATGTCCGGACAATATTCTAGACCCAATGAAAGAATCACCCAGCTTCCAGTTCAG GTCTTAACTCTACAGGCATCAAATTTGACACGTGAAGATCTAACTATGACAGTTCTTGCCCCAGCCTCCTTTACCTCACCTCCATCTGTGGTATCCTTGAATTCTTATCCGACAACACCATTGAGCCCATTTATTGGTTTTTCTGATCTTGCGGGGAAAGCAAGTAGCGAGAGGCCCAATAGTGCAGTGAAGAGATTCAGCTCAATGCCCACTGTATCAGAGAATCAGAAACAGAATGGTGATGCTAGGACTAGGTTTACATCTTCCAATGAGCAGTTGACTACAATATCTAATTTTATTCCAACTTCCTATTGGGGATGTACTCATCTCTGGCTGCGGAGTAGAGTACCATTAGG ATGTGTTCCTGCTCAATCTACGGCTACCATCAAGCTTGAGCTACTTCCATTGATTGATGGCATTATAACTTTGGACAGTTTACGGATTGAGGTTAAGGAGAAAG ATCGTACATATATCCCAGAGCACTCACTGAAGATAAATGCAACTTCTAGTGTCTCCACAGGGATTATTTAG
- the LOC107946421 gene encoding uncharacterized protein isoform X1 translates to MNILLLRSNQQGTPESPPVQEDMAESSYVPKSVTSLERLIVQDPFPEYLTVENHGQSNGLLGKNAGAACDKNASVIASHTDISEEDGWIIIPNKDLPDDWDCAPNMRSLRSLDRSFVFPGEQVHVLVCLSACNQETEIITPFKVAEVMSKNGMRKGTEKQNGDMEGETSSVAGGEEVSPNGAVISQNDENLEKEKIDPATDVSDSESFLRMEEQRRQTETLLKRFNNSHFFVRIAEWDEPLWSKKGASQIASDSYESDSQQSIANEAKNITKNISSWTAVIDRGNFDANVSSGVARDTVNCCSLSNGDIVVLLQVNVGVGFFRDPVIEILQFEKYMDRNLSENQDNGVYANHDPCGELLKWLLPVDNTLLSPRALSSHPLGSGIGSPSHRSTLSASSGSQLFSFSNFRSYSMSSLPQNVPPSRGPAKAQSSKLSFDLDEVDHYSSQKILKSQRTRIEDILSFRGVSLERERFSVRCGLEGIHIPGRRWRRKLEIIKPVEIHSYSANCNTDDLLCVLIKNVSPAHIPDIVVYIDAITLVLEEASKGGPPASLPIACIEAGDGHCLPNLALRRGEEHSFILKPASSIWKDLKIYGGKSKSSTLKPRLKTSDKKGSTSNVHKYAIMISCRCNYSKSRLFLKQPTNWRPRVSRDLMISVTCKMSGQYSRPNERITQLPVQVLTLQASNLTREDLTMTVLAPASFTSPPSVVSLNSYPTTPLSPFIGFSDLAGKASSERPNSAVKRFSSMPTVSENQKQNGDARTRFTSSNEQLTTISNFIPTSYWGCTHLWLRSRVPLGCVPAQSTATIKLELLPLIDGIITLDSLRIEVKEKDLADFILVSSFHKMLRFVTGYHQM, encoded by the exons ATGAACATTCTGCTGCTGCGGTCCAATCAACAGGGAACACCAGAATCACCTCCAGTACAAGAGGATATGGCGGAATCATCTTATGTTCCTAAGTCAGTGACAAGTTTGGAAAGGCTTATTGTACAGGATCCATTTCCAGAGTATCTGACGGTTGAAAATCATGGACAAAGCAACGGTTTATTAGGCAAGAATGCTGGTGCTGCTTGTGATAAGAATGCTTCAGTCATTGCTAGCCACACTGATATTTCCGAGGAAGATGGATGGATCATTATTCCAAATA AGGATCTCCCTGATGATTGGGATTGTGCACCAAACATGCGTTCATTACGCTCCCTGGATCGTTCTTTTGTTTTTCCTG GTGAACAAGTTCATGTTCTAGTATGCTTATCAGCATGTAATCAGGAAACAGAAATTATTACACCATTTAAAGTTGCTGAAGTGATGAGTAAAAATGGCATGCGGAAAGGCACTGAGAAACAAAATGGAGACATGGAGGGTGAGACAAGTTCAGTGGCTGGAGGAGAGGAAGTGAGTCCTAATGGTGCAGTAATAAGTCAGAATGATGAAAACTTGGAGAAAGAGAAGATTGATCCAGCAACAGATGTCTCTGATAGTGAATCATTTCTTAGAATGGAAGAGCAGAGAAGACAGACTGAAACACTATTGAAAAGGTTTAATAACTCTCATTTCTTTGTGAGGATTGCAGAGTGGGATGAGCCTTTGTGGTCAAAAAAAGGTGCTTCTCAGATAGCTTCTGATTCATATGAAAGTGATAGTCAACAATCTATTGCAAATGAAGCCAAAAACATTACCAAGAATATATCTAGTTGGACTGCAGTTATTGATAGAGGAAACTTTGATGCTAATGTTTCTAGTGGAGTTGCTAGAGATACTGTTAACTGTTGCTCTCTTTCCAATGGAGATATAGTG GTACTTTTACAAGTAAATGTTGGCGTTGGTTTTTTCAGAGATCCTGTCATTGAAATTCTTCAGTTTGAGAAATATATGGACAGAAACCTGTCTGAGAATCAGGACAACGGAGTTTATGCAAATCATGATCCATGTGGAGAACTGTTGAAATGGTTGCTTCCTGTGGATAACACTCTTCTTTCACCTCGTGCTTTATCTTCTCATCCTTTAGGTTCTGGAATTGGTAGCCCATCTCATAGGTCTACCCTTTctgcctcctctggctcccagctcttttcttttagtaattttagaAGTTACTCCATGTCATCGCTTCCTCAAAATGTTCCTCCTTCTCGTGGACCCGCTAAAGCACAAAGTTCTAAATTATCATTTGACCTTGATGAGGTGGACCATTACTCTTCTCAAAAGATTTTGAAGAGTCAAAGAACACGGATTGAAGATATTTTATCATTTCGGGGTGTGTCACTAGAGCGAGAAAGATTTTCTGTCCGTTGTGGATTAGAAGGGATCCATATCCCAGGAAGAAGATGGAGGAGGAAACTTGAAATAATTAAACCTGTTGAGATTCATTCTTATTCTGCCAACTGTAATACAGATGACCTCCTTTGTGTTCTGATAAAG AATGTTTCTCCAGCACATATACCAGATATTGTAGTATACATAGATGCTATAACACTTGTTTTAGAAGAGGCTTCAAAAGGTGGACCACCTGCTTCCTTACCAATTGCATGTATTGAAGCGGGAGACGGCCATTGTTTGCCAAATCTAGCTCTCAG GAGGGGTGAAGagcattcttttattttaaaaccagCTTCTTCTATATGGAAAGACCTCAAAATTTATGGAGGAAAGTCCAAGTCATCCACTTTGAAACCTCGTTTGAAGACTTCCGACAAAAAGGGGAGTACTTCAAATGTTCACAAGTATGCAATTATGATATCATGCCGCTGCAATTACAGCA AATCAAGATTGTTTTTAAAGCAGCCAACAAATTGGAGACCACGGGTTTCAAGGGATCTTATGATATCTGTCACATGCAAAATGTCCGGACAATATTCTAGACCCAATGAAAGAATCACCCAGCTTCCAGTTCAG GTCTTAACTCTACAGGCATCAAATTTGACACGTGAAGATCTAACTATGACAGTTCTTGCCCCAGCCTCCTTTACCTCACCTCCATCTGTGGTATCCTTGAATTCTTATCCGACAACACCATTGAGCCCATTTATTGGTTTTTCTGATCTTGCGGGGAAAGCAAGTAGCGAGAGGCCCAATAGTGCAGTGAAGAGATTCAGCTCAATGCCCACTGTATCAGAGAATCAGAAACAGAATGGTGATGCTAGGACTAGGTTTACATCTTCCAATGAGCAGTTGACTACAATATCTAATTTTATTCCAACTTCCTATTGGGGATGTACTCATCTCTGGCTGCGGAGTAGAGTACCATTAGG ATGTGTTCCTGCTCAATCTACGGCTACCATCAAGCTTGAGCTACTTCCATTGATTGATGGCATTATAACTTTGGACAGTTTACGGATTGAGGTTAAGGAGAAAG ATCTTGCTGATTTCATTTTAGTTTCTTCATTCCATAAAATGTTACGCTTTGTTACTGGATATCATCAAATGTAA